GGAGGAGGATTTATGCTGGTATCAACAGTGAGTTTACTTTCGTGGCTTTTGAGTAGATGTTTTGGAGTTTTGTTTTGAAGGAAAGATGTTTTTATGTATGTGCAGAAAACTCTGACTCGGATGGTCAATCTATGTTAAGATTTGATCTCGGCATGATCTTAATCGCAACCGATGAGTTCTCAGCGGAAAATAAACTTGGACAAGGTGGATTTGGATCTGTCTACAAGGTAAGAACTTCCATAAAAACttgtaatatatgtttttttttttttttttgtcactgatAATATTCAAAACATTTATATGTGTCCATAATGTCATACCGGTTTTCAGGGGATTTTACCGAGCGGACAAGAGATAGCGGTAAAGAGATTAGCTGGAGGGTCAGGACAAGGAGACTTAGAGTTTAAGAATGAGGTTTTACTCTTAACAAGACTCCAACATAGGAATCTTGTTAAGCTTCTTGGCTTCTGTAatgaaggagatgaagagattCTTGTTTACGAGCATGTCCCTAATTCAAGTCTTGATCACTTTATCTTCGGTAAGCGCTCCCAAGACCGattctaatgtattttttattaccATTTTCTTACCAGATtagttgaaaataaatattttttttttctttgtgcaTCTCTAGATGAAGACAAACGTTGGCTACTTACATGGGATGTGAGGTGTAGAATCATAGAAGGCGTTGCAAGAGGGCTTCTTTATCTCCATGAGGATTCTCAGCTGAGGATTATTCATAGAGATTTGAAGGCGAGTAACATTCTCTTAGACGCTGAGATGAACCCCAAAGTTGCAGATTTTGGGATGGCCAGGTTGTTTAACATGGACGAAACTCGAGGAGAGACCAGCAGAGTAGTTGGAACCTAGTAAGTATGCTCTGTTTTCTAACAGAATCTCTTAAACAAAACATAGatcctctgtttttgttttacataaaaGCTTACAAATTGATGAAGTTAGTATCACCATGAACGTGATTTTGGTTCTTGCAGTGGATATATGGCTCCAGAGTACGTGAGACACGGACAATTCTCAGCAAAATCTGATGTTTACAGCTTCGGTGTTATGCTTTTGGAGATGATATGTGGTGAAAGAAACAAGAACTTCGAAGCTGAAGGACTTCCAGCTTTTGTAAGAATCACATTTTCGTTCTTGTTTATCTTCTAAACTTCTGCCAAGAAATCTTGAAggatattttcttttgattcaggcATGGAAGAGATGGGTCGAAGGAGAGCCTCAGAGTATAATCGACCCTTACTTAAGCGAGCATCCCATAAACGAGATCGTAAAGTTGATTCAGATTGGTTTGTTGTGTGTCCAAGAGAATGCAGCAAAGAGACCAACCATGAACTCTGTAATAGTTTGGCTTGCAAGAGACGGTACTTGTGCGATTCCTAACCCTACAGAAGCTGCTTTCGTGACTCTCCCTCTCTTGGTGAAACCTGCAGAAAGATATATGAATAAGTCTAAAGATTCtaagttttcggtggacgaggTGTCGATTACTGTGTTGCATCCTCGGTAAATCGTCCACGTTATCGATCTGTTGAGAGTTTTTTGTTGTACAAGTTTCTTGGGATACAAGTTAACCTCATCCGGATTCAAGACAGAACTACGGTGTTGGATAGCCTAATAATGTATTATTGTTTGAGATGGTTATTCAGAGAATTCGGTTCACTTAATATCTGTGACCGATTAGTTTCAGCTGGGTTCGATTTGGTTgttaatcaaaaaagaaaattatttggaAGCTATAAAGGATTTGTATTAGATGATAAATAGCAAAACGCAAGACCATCAGTAGTTCTGCATAAAACGACATGAAAATCAATAGAAACTATACGTAAGGAACTAAAATAATACAACTAAACTTGCCCCCttatgttttctttcttttcctttgaTAAAAGCGATCTTTGTGTTTCCTCTTGGTTGATTCCTAATTGCACTAAACTTGGAACATAGGAAGAGAACACAAGTGGTTCATCAAGTACATGGTTTCTTGATTCTCCTATAGGCACAGATTTCAGGTATCCATCTTGTCCAATGATGTGAGCGGTTTGAGAGTAACATTTCTGGTGGCtcttggttggtttatgatCGAATACATTGCATACTACAGCAATTTTCTTCTCCTCGTCAATGAAAGAGCTCTCAGTTAGAGTTTCAGTGTCATAACTAAAGTCATCCGGAAAACCGTTGAGGGGTATCATCTCCACTTTCAAAAAGTTGCTCCAGGATACGGCATCGTGCTCAATGTTAGTCGTAATCCAAATCTCAATTGTGCCTTCATGTTTATACAACACAGCCAGCTTCTCCTCTCCAACACAAGATAGAGCCACGTTTTCAAACTCAGCTGTGTAGTGAAACGGCAGAGGATGACAAAATCTCTCTGTAGTGAAATCAAAACAGAGTAAAACGTTTACAAAGTAAGTGTTTCCACACACCACTTTAACAAAAATCTAGATCAAAGTTTGGTTCGATGTCAAGAAACCTCAAAGAACTAGTCTTAAAATCGAACAATTCGAAATAGAAAATGGGGTGGTCTTTGTCATAGAAAAACCTTAAGATTTTGTGGTTACGATTGTTCTTTGTCGTATCCGAAACCAAACATGTCATGTAATCCGATATCACTTCTCGCAGCCTCGCAGGTGGAATACATCTGGTTTTTCCCAGATACGGGTTCCACACCACGAGGTTACTGTTTCCATCGACGCATAACAATAAGCCACCACTGTGGAAAACTTGATCAATAATGGTTTGATCAAGTTTACTCATTTTCTTTGTAGATTGATGAACAAAGTCTCCTTCGTTATGGATTCCTTGCAGTTCAAGTTTCAAGGAACAAACCCTACCATTAATCACTGTGAACCCTAGAAACTGATTCCTTGCTGCATCTTAATTTACCAAAAACCTGAGTTTTGGATAAGGCATTCCATATTCTA
The nucleotide sequence above comes from Brassica napus cultivar Da-Ae chromosome A9, Da-Ae, whole genome shotgun sequence. Encoded proteins:
- the LOC125578096 gene encoding putative F-box protein At3g49520, yielding MSKLDQTIIDQVFHSGGLLLCVDGNSNLVVWNPYLGKTRCIPPARLREVISDYMTCLVSDTTKNNQRFCHPLPFHYTAEFENVALSCVGEEKLAVLYKHEGTIEIWITTNIEHDAVSWSNFLKVEMIPLNGFPDDFSYDTETLTESSFIDEEKKIAVVCNVFDHKPTKSHQKCYSQTAHIIGQDGYLKSVPIGESRNHVLDEPLVFSSYVPSLVQLGINQEETQRSLLSKEKKENIRGQV
- the LOC106376995 gene encoding cysteine-rich receptor-like protein kinase 36 isoform X1; its protein translation is MEKSVLIQLLIFLLTINGVHTNFLCGDETFSPNTTFGDDLKTLLPSLASNVIAQRGFYNASLGGVYALALCRKHYEDQDCRRCVDRVSRNLLTQCQGKAEAYHWEAENDANVSCLVRYSNLPTYGKLKLEPLENIPHSSLPSTNLTRFTEEFRATANRTIEDASKADESSALKYYGVSSAEFTDSPEVYMLMQCTPDLSSGDCKYCLGEIVRYNLEEYWGRIGSTIAVPSCYFRWDLYPFVGAFDNLERVSAPPRAFQEDAQTKKEGTFQPWSIVVAVVPTVINIFVFVAFVIAYRQMRRRIYAGINKNSDSDGQSMLRFDLGMILIATDEFSAENKLGQGGFGSVYKGILPSGQEIAVKRLAGGSGQGDLEFKNEVLLLTRLQHRNLVKLLGFCNEGDEEILVYEHVPNSSLDHFIFDEDKRWLLTWDVRCRIIEGVARGLLYLHEDSQLRIIHRDLKASNILLDAEMNPKVADFGMARLFNMDETRGETSRVVGTYGYMAPEYVRHGQFSAKSDVYSFGVMLLEMICGERNKNFEAEGLPAFAWKRWVEGEPQSIIDPYLSEHPINEIVKLIQIGLLCVQENAAKRPTMNSVIVWLARDGTCAIPNPTEAAFVTLPLLVKPAERYMNKSKDSKFSVDEVSITVLHPR
- the LOC106376995 gene encoding cysteine-rich receptor-like protein kinase 36 isoform X2, encoding MEKSVLIQLLIFLLTINGVHTNFLCGDETFSPNTTFGDDLKTLLPSLASNVIAQRGFYNASLGGVYALALCRKHYEDQDCRRCVDRVSRNLLTQCQGKAEAYHWEAENDANVSCLVRYSNLPTYGKLKLEPLENIPHSSLPSTNLTRFTEEFRATANRTIEDASKADESSALKYYGVSSAEFTDSPEVYMLMQCTPDLSSGDCKYCLGEIVRYNLEEYWGRIGSTIAVPSCYFRWDLYPFVGAFDNLERVSAPPRAFQEDAQTKKEGTFQPWSIVVAVVPTVINIFVFVAFVIAYRQMRRRIYAENSDSDGQSMLRFDLGMILIATDEFSAENKLGQGGFGSVYKGILPSGQEIAVKRLAGGSGQGDLEFKNEVLLLTRLQHRNLVKLLGFCNEGDEEILVYEHVPNSSLDHFIFDEDKRWLLTWDVRCRIIEGVARGLLYLHEDSQLRIIHRDLKASNILLDAEMNPKVADFGMARLFNMDETRGETSRVVGTYGYMAPEYVRHGQFSAKSDVYSFGVMLLEMICGERNKNFEAEGLPAFAWKRWVEGEPQSIIDPYLSEHPINEIVKLIQIGLLCVQENAAKRPTMNSVIVWLARDGTCAIPNPTEAAFVTLPLLVKPAERYMNKSKDSKFSVDEVSITVLHPR